The DNA segment TAAAGTAAAACTTGATGAATTTGTTTCGTAAAAAAACGTAGGAGTAAAATACTTTAAAAAACTCATTTCAAGATTATTTTTGTTATTTAAATCAGTTTTTTCAAAAACAAAATTGTAATATTTCAATAATGTTTTAAAAATTTCATTCCCATTATAATCAATATCAATATTTAAAAACTTTGTTTTTGTTCCAGTAGAAGAAACATAAACTTTATTATTTGTTATTGCATCAATTAAACTAGATAATTTCATTGATTGTAATTTTTTATTTTTTTCAATAATATTTTTATGAAATAAAGAATTTAATTTTTGAGCATCAAAATGGGTAGGTTTATGTTTATATTTTTTATAAAAAATGAAAAAATTTGTACAAAATTTTTCTTTATTCCACATTTTATACAGCATAAAACCCCTCATTTTTTTAAATTTTCATTTTATTTTTTCAAAAAACTTTAACAAAAAAGAAAAAATAGGTATTTCTACCTACTTTATTTTCAATCCTCCTTTATTGAGGGATAGAAATTTATGTAGGTAACTACATTTTTTCTTATTATAGCATAAATTTTGCTGATTTTTTATATAAAATTTATGATTCTTTTACTATGTAGGCATATAAACTTACTATTTATTTTAATTTTCATTACATTTTTGTTCAGAATACACTATATATTTCATTTTTTATTGGTATTTCAATAAAAAATGTTTGTTTGGTGGTGGTTGGGTTGGTTGTTTTTTTCTTTTAGTTTGAAGGTCTTCTTAATTAAATAAGTACGTTATTTACATTAGCTGACCTGGGGGTATTAGCAAGCGAAAAGCAATATATTATTCTAATATATTTATCACGTGCGCGTATATATAATATGAAAAGTTAAAAAATAAAGCTATAAATAAATGTTGTTTTTATGCACCTCTCAAAGTAAAGGCTCATATAAAACATTTAAGTTTAACTCTTTTATCATTGATTTAAAATTTATAAAAATTCATTTTTCAGAAGCTTGAATTTTTATTAAGTTTTGAATTGTTTCAACTGAAAAAGTAGAATATCTTTTAGAATAAAAGCTTTTGTATAAGCTAACTGCACTTTCTGATTGAGCTGTTATATTGTTAATATAAAATTTATAATTTGAGCAACTATTTTTTATAAAATTAATAAAAGCTTTTATTGTTATTGAAATTGATTTTTTACTGAATTTCAATTTTAATAAATAATTTAATTTTTCTAATAATTCATCTTTATTTGACAAAGATAGTTTTAATCATTTTTGTACTGATAATCCATTAATTTTCAAAATTTCTTTTTTATATTTGTTGTAAATATATATTCTTTTCATAAAAATATCGTTAAATTTTTTAATAAAATGAAAGTAATCATAAATATGTGTTGCGTTTAATATTTTTGCTAAATTTTGAAAGTATTTTGCGCCATCACTTAAAAGATACAATTTAGTGTTTGAGTCTATAAAATAGTGTTTTTTAATTAATTCTATTATAATTTTTGCTCTTGAAATATTAGCTATTTTTTCATTATCAATAGCAGTATAATTTTCGTATGTGTAAATTACTTTATTATCAATATTTGAATTAATTTTAATTATTTTAGTATTTGATTTAATAACTTTTTTATTTACTCTTGTTTTATCATAACAATCATCAATATGTATGTATATTTCACTTGCATATTGTTTAATATTTGTATGATTTTCTTCATTAAACAGATTTAATTTTTTAGCATAATATTTGCATAAATTTCAACTAATTTTTACAAATTTATTTCTAATAAGTCCACAATATAAATAAAAAGTTTCTAAAATTAATTTTAAATCATATGATTTGTTTATTAAATATTTATATTTTTCTGGATAATAGCTTATATATTTTTTATTTTTACCTATAAAATAGTAATATTGGTAAATTGTAAATTCATATATCTTTAAATTTTGTCCAATAATTTTTCTTTTAATTTTTTTGTTTAAATATCATTTTTGTTCTTTTCTTTTATTAGAATTCTTGAATTGTTCTGAAAGAAATGTTATTTCCTTAGCTGATAATTCATTAATATATTCAATATCATTTGTTTTCATTTATTCCCCTAATTAAATTTTAATTTAATTAGTTTCAATTATTTTTATATAATAAGTAATTATGAATAAAAATAATTTAAAAAGTTTATTATCATTTGATGAACAAATTGAGTTTCTTGAAAACAAAGGTATTAATTGGGAAACAGATTTTGAAAAAAATAGATTCAAATTATATTTAATGAATTATGGTTATAATCATTTAGTTTATAAATGAAAATGATTATTATCTCATAAAGATAAATCTAATGGTTGATATTTTTTAAATGCCAAGTCTTCTAATTTAATTGATTTATTTAATTGCGATAGAACTGTATCAAAATTAATATTAACTAATATTCAAAATATAGAAATTAAATTAAGGAATGCAATATTAAATTCAATTGAAAAATTTATTTCAAA comes from the Mycoplasmopsis maculosa genome and includes:
- a CDS encoding Mbov_0401 family ICE element transposase-like protein produces the protein MKTNDIEYINELSAKEITFLSEQFKNSNKRKEQKWYLNKKIKRKIIGQNLKIYEFTIYQYYYFIGKNKKYISYYPEKYKYLINKSYDLKLILETFYLYCGLIRNKFVKISWNLCKYYAKKLNLFNEENHTNIKQYASEIYIHIDDCYDKTRVNKKVIKSNTKIIKINSNIDNKVIYTYENYTAIDNEKIANISRAKIIIELIKKHYFIDSNTKLYLLSDGAKYFQNLAKILNATHIYDYFHFIKKFNDIFMKRIYIYNKYKKEILKINGLSVQKWLKLSLSNKDELLEKLNYLLKLKFSKKSISITIKAFINFIKNSCSNYKFYINNITAQSESAVSLYKSFYSKRYSTFSVETIQNLIKIQASEKWIFINFKSMIKELNLNVLYEPLLWEVHKNNIYL
- a CDS encoding Abi family protein: MNKNNLKSLLSFDEQIEFLENKGINWETDFEKNRFKLYLMNYGYNHLVYKWKWLLSHKDKSNGWYFLNAKSSNLIDLFNCDRTVSKLILTNIQNIEIKLRNAILNSIEKFISKLEIDFNLKTELKQVQIFKWNIKRLYYIFNNYGNFKKGKNIK